A region of Pyxidicoccus parkwaysis DNA encodes the following proteins:
- a CDS encoding DUF2804 domain-containing protein: MTPEREASLPPAPPSVASTRGEPRFGTYQGELPEVDLPKLTGQWSPTRRTRLLKRKRWHYTFAATPEVAALFAVVDLGYTASAFAVALDLKERRPLCDVSFLGAPGPMVELGDKPGAGLNACFRTLGGKLAVRRGEEDERYRVEVDVSRLRTGSLQSFQWAGDLLVAGGPPALTVIAPVEGDGLVNVTMKRNGLLTFGSLEAGGKRFRLDGGVGGMDYTQGYLARHTAWRWAFMAGRLADGTPLGINLVEGFNEGNAEANENAFWLGDRLYPLARARFEYNPKELMDPWRLTTVDGAVDLRFRPFHVHREEKNLRLVVSHFAQPVGFFEGTVKVGGRTLELSDVPGVTEDQDMLW, translated from the coding sequence ATGACGCCTGAGCGAGAAGCCTCCCTCCCCCCCGCGCCGCCCTCCGTGGCTTCGACGCGGGGCGAGCCCCGATTCGGCACCTACCAGGGCGAGCTGCCCGAGGTGGACCTCCCCAAGCTGACGGGACAGTGGTCTCCCACGCGCAGGACGCGCCTGCTGAAGCGCAAGCGCTGGCACTACACCTTCGCGGCCACGCCGGAGGTGGCGGCCCTCTTCGCGGTGGTGGACCTGGGCTACACGGCGAGCGCCTTCGCGGTGGCGTTGGACTTGAAGGAGCGCCGGCCGCTGTGTGACGTGAGCTTCCTGGGCGCGCCCGGGCCCATGGTGGAATTGGGCGACAAGCCGGGGGCGGGGCTCAACGCGTGCTTCCGGACGTTGGGCGGCAAGCTGGCGGTGCGGCGCGGCGAGGAGGACGAGCGCTACCGCGTGGAAGTGGACGTCAGCCGGCTTCGCACGGGGAGCCTCCAGTCCTTCCAGTGGGCGGGCGACTTGCTGGTGGCGGGTGGCCCGCCCGCGCTGACGGTGATTGCGCCGGTGGAGGGGGATGGGCTCGTCAACGTGACGATGAAGCGCAACGGCCTGCTGACATTCGGCAGCCTGGAGGCGGGTGGAAAGCGCTTCCGGCTCGACGGTGGCGTGGGCGGAATGGACTACACGCAGGGCTACCTGGCGCGGCACACGGCGTGGCGCTGGGCCTTCATGGCGGGACGGCTGGCGGATGGGACGCCGCTGGGCATCAACCTCGTGGAGGGCTTCAACGAGGGCAACGCCGAGGCGAACGAGAATGCGTTCTGGCTGGGAGACAGGCTGTACCCGCTGGCGCGTGCGCGGTTCGAGTACAACCCGAAGGAGCTGATGGACCCGTGGCGGCTGACGACGGTGGACGGCGCGGTGGACCTGCGCTTCCGGCCGTTCCACGTGCACCGTGAAGAGAAGAACCTGCGCCTCGTGGTGAGCCACTTCGCGCAGCCTGTGGGCTTCTTCGAGGGCACGGTGAAGGTGGGCGGACGGACGCTCGAGTTGTCCGACGTGCCCGGCGTCACGGAAGACCAGGACATGCTGTGGTGA
- the mtgA gene encoding monofunctional biosynthetic peptidoglycan transglycosylase encodes MSRVASAPARWSTRRKVLLVLAVLFAVFAVYEYVTLPDAAPLEKENPKTTALIEKRAEEAREAGKKARRRQQWVPLNAISKSAVAAVLISEDAAFYVHEGVDTVEMRKALEEAWEKGHLGRGASTITQQLAKNLWLSTDRSLLRKAKELVLTRRLEDALTKKRILTLYLNVVEWGQGVYGIEAGAREHFGVSASQLTVAQGAIMAAMLPAPRKRSPSSGSRALWKRAHWIVDQLESVNRINAAQAAEARSEIDRLLGRAKPAADGAADEDDSDEG; translated from the coding sequence GTGTCCCGCGTCGCCTCGGCACCAGCGCGATGGTCCACGCGCCGCAAGGTGCTGCTGGTGCTCGCGGTGCTGTTCGCCGTCTTCGCCGTGTACGAGTACGTCACGCTGCCGGACGCCGCGCCGCTGGAGAAGGAGAACCCGAAGACGACGGCGCTCATCGAGAAGCGCGCGGAGGAGGCGCGGGAGGCGGGGAAGAAGGCTCGCCGCCGGCAGCAGTGGGTGCCGCTGAATGCCATCTCGAAGTCCGCGGTGGCCGCGGTGCTCATCTCCGAGGACGCGGCCTTCTACGTCCACGAGGGTGTGGACACCGTCGAGATGCGCAAGGCGCTGGAGGAGGCCTGGGAGAAGGGGCACCTCGGCCGGGGCGCGTCCACCATCACCCAGCAGCTCGCGAAGAACCTCTGGCTGTCCACGGACCGCAGCCTGCTGCGCAAGGCGAAGGAGTTGGTGCTGACGCGCAGGCTGGAGGACGCGCTCACCAAGAAGCGCATCCTCACGCTGTACCTCAACGTCGTCGAGTGGGGGCAGGGCGTCTACGGAATCGAAGCCGGCGCGCGTGAGCATTTCGGTGTGTCCGCGTCGCAGCTCACGGTGGCGCAGGGGGCCATCATGGCCGCCATGCTGCCGGCGCCTCGCAAGCGCTCACCGTCCTCCGGTTCTCGCGCGCTGTGGAAGCGCGCGCACTGGATTGTGGACCAGTTGGAGTCCGTGAATCGCATCAACGCCGCGCAGGCCGCGGAGGCGCGCTCTGAAATCGACCGCCTGCTGGGCCGCGCGAAGCCGGCGGCGGATGGCGCCGCCGACGAGGATGACTCCGACGAGGGGTGA
- a CDS encoding DUF2378 family protein codes for MFETLFVKGLRAEGVLADLLLAEGVDVRDLETEYPIRVLNRCVDVACGHLFPDLPLEDARLRVGRSFVQGFVQTLMGRVVAAGLPMLGPVRYLKRFPDHVLMDGSPLRVTLVQVGERSFRMEFRNEFLVMSGFMTGVLQEWLKLTHTEATITTERHSPMSFDLHIAW; via the coding sequence GTGTTCGAGACTCTCTTCGTGAAGGGGCTGCGAGCGGAAGGAGTGCTCGCGGACCTGTTGCTCGCCGAGGGTGTGGACGTTCGTGACCTGGAGACGGAGTACCCCATCCGCGTGCTCAACCGCTGCGTGGACGTGGCCTGCGGGCACCTGTTCCCGGACCTGCCGCTCGAGGACGCGCGGCTGCGGGTGGGCCGTAGCTTCGTGCAGGGCTTCGTCCAGACGTTGATGGGCCGGGTGGTGGCGGCGGGCCTGCCCATGCTGGGCCCGGTGCGCTACCTCAAGCGCTTCCCGGACCATGTGTTGATGGACGGCTCCCCGCTGCGGGTGACGCTGGTGCAGGTGGGGGAGCGTTCCTTCCGCATGGAGTTCCGCAACGAGTTCCTGGTGATGTCGGGCTTCATGACGGGCGTCCTGCAGGAGTGGCTGAAGCTGACGCACACCGAGGCGACCATCACCACCGAGCGCCATTCGCCCATGAGTTTCGATCTTCACATCGCGTGGTAG
- a CDS encoding M1 family metallopeptidase, translating to MAHPTEDKNFRLPTTIRPRRYVATVTLDLDARAFSGQQTIELELAEPAKEIILHAISLQLGEVTFRAGGEQRKPSSIQPMAQSETLVLRFDTPLPKGPASLDVAWTGRFTEGLRGLYQAGKVAATQFEAADARRLFPCFDEPAFKAKWAISVRVPEGLAVLGNGPVVKDEKDGALRKVTFQETEVLSSYLIALVVGPLVGTAEEKVQGVPVRTWSLPEKAHLTRFGQDVALNVLPRLQDYFGLPYAFTKVDQVGIPDFEAGAMENAGLITYREVALLLDPTTAPLSVQKRVAEVVTHELAHQWFGNWVTMVWWDDLWLNEAFATWMAFKIVDQWRPEWRMWLDFDAHRASALHLDALKSTHPIHGEVRNASEAGESFDAITYEKGGAVLRMIEGFLGEGPFRDGIRQYMRKHARANAVKEDLWNALGDAAKQPVEELATAWVGQSGFPLVTAKLDGRTLHLSQRRFYSEPGVQSGEKWPVPMVLRFEDASGVHEQRVLLRETQAAVKLEGSGDVKWLTANAGSTGFYRVAYDKPALEKLAAHVKALAPSERISLLADQWALVRAGQASIADLLDLAGRFGDEEDDSVLDELVGRLAYVEGRLVDGEEQERFRRWVERLLGPGLKKMGWQAAAGESDRVKLRRAALVRAVGGLARSPEALAEARPRVARMLNGEKDALEPNLLDVAVAMTARAGDSELFETFLQRMPKEPDPATQRRYLMALTGFEDKALAERAQGLLFTDTVKTQDVASFVAGLLGNRTGREAWWGQMQKRWKDVVARTGSAPMLLRRIVEALGMLRTREHLEQMKALLQANPVSEAQQATAQTLERLSQDVALRERCAAEVSAWLKKQP from the coding sequence ATGGCGCATCCGACCGAAGACAAGAACTTCCGCCTGCCGACCACCATCCGTCCCCGTCGCTACGTGGCCACCGTCACGCTCGACCTGGACGCGCGGGCCTTCTCCGGACAGCAGACCATCGAGCTGGAGCTGGCCGAGCCGGCGAAGGAAATCATCCTCCACGCCATCTCCCTGCAGCTCGGTGAGGTGACGTTCCGCGCGGGCGGCGAGCAACGCAAGCCGTCCTCCATCCAGCCCATGGCGCAGAGCGAGACGCTGGTGCTGCGCTTCGACACGCCGCTGCCCAAGGGCCCTGCGTCGCTGGACGTGGCGTGGACGGGCCGCTTCACCGAAGGCCTGCGCGGCCTGTACCAGGCGGGCAAGGTGGCGGCCACGCAGTTCGAGGCCGCGGACGCGCGTCGCCTCTTCCCCTGTTTCGACGAGCCGGCCTTCAAGGCGAAGTGGGCTATCTCCGTCCGCGTGCCCGAGGGGCTCGCCGTGCTGGGCAACGGCCCGGTGGTGAAGGACGAGAAGGACGGCGCCCTGCGCAAGGTGACGTTCCAGGAGACGGAGGTGCTGAGCAGCTACCTCATCGCCCTCGTCGTGGGCCCGCTGGTGGGCACGGCCGAAGAGAAGGTGCAGGGCGTGCCGGTGCGCACCTGGTCGCTGCCGGAGAAGGCGCACCTGACGCGCTTCGGCCAGGACGTGGCGCTCAACGTGCTGCCGCGCCTCCAGGACTACTTCGGCCTGCCGTATGCCTTCACCAAGGTGGACCAGGTGGGCATCCCCGACTTCGAGGCCGGGGCCATGGAGAACGCGGGCCTGATTACCTACCGCGAGGTGGCGCTGCTCTTGGACCCCACCACCGCGCCGCTGTCCGTGCAGAAGCGCGTGGCGGAGGTGGTGACGCATGAATTGGCGCACCAGTGGTTCGGCAACTGGGTCACCATGGTGTGGTGGGACGACCTGTGGCTGAACGAGGCGTTCGCCACGTGGATGGCCTTCAAAATCGTGGACCAGTGGCGCCCCGAGTGGCGCATGTGGCTGGACTTCGACGCGCACCGCGCCAGCGCGCTGCACCTGGACGCGCTCAAGTCCACGCACCCCATCCACGGTGAGGTGCGCAACGCGAGCGAGGCCGGCGAGAGCTTCGACGCGATTACGTACGAGAAGGGCGGCGCGGTGCTGCGGATGATTGAGGGCTTCCTCGGCGAGGGCCCCTTCCGCGACGGCATCCGCCAGTACATGCGCAAGCACGCGCGCGCCAACGCGGTGAAGGAAGACCTCTGGAACGCGCTGGGCGACGCCGCGAAGCAGCCGGTGGAGGAGCTGGCCACCGCGTGGGTGGGCCAGAGCGGCTTCCCGCTGGTGACGGCGAAGCTGGACGGGCGCACGCTGCACCTGTCGCAGCGCCGCTTCTACTCGGAGCCCGGCGTGCAGAGCGGCGAGAAGTGGCCGGTGCCCATGGTGCTGCGCTTCGAGGACGCCTCGGGCGTGCATGAGCAGCGCGTGCTGCTGCGCGAGACGCAGGCCGCGGTGAAGCTGGAGGGCTCGGGCGACGTGAAGTGGCTCACCGCCAACGCGGGCTCCACCGGCTTCTACCGCGTGGCGTACGACAAGCCCGCGCTGGAGAAGCTGGCGGCCCACGTGAAGGCGCTGGCGCCCTCCGAGCGCATCTCCCTGTTGGCGGACCAGTGGGCGCTGGTGCGCGCGGGACAGGCGTCCATCGCGGACCTGCTGGACCTCGCGGGCCGCTTCGGCGACGAGGAGGACGACTCCGTCCTGGACGAGTTGGTGGGCCGGCTGGCGTACGTGGAGGGCCGGCTGGTGGACGGCGAGGAGCAGGAGCGCTTCCGCCGGTGGGTGGAGCGGCTGCTCGGCCCGGGCCTCAAGAAGATGGGCTGGCAGGCGGCCGCCGGCGAGTCGGACCGGGTGAAGCTGCGGCGCGCGGCGCTGGTGCGCGCGGTGGGTGGCCTGGCGCGCAGCCCGGAGGCGCTGGCCGAGGCGCGCCCGCGCGTGGCCCGCATGCTCAACGGCGAGAAGGACGCGCTGGAGCCCAACCTGCTGGACGTGGCAGTGGCCATGACGGCGCGCGCCGGAGACTCGGAGCTGTTCGAGACGTTCCTCCAGCGGATGCCGAAGGAGCCGGACCCGGCCACGCAGCGCCGCTACCTCATGGCCCTCACCGGCTTCGAGGACAAGGCGCTGGCCGAGCGCGCGCAGGGGCTGCTCTTCACGGACACGGTGAAGACGCAGGACGTGGCGAGCTTCGTGGCGGGCCTGTTGGGCAACCGCACCGGCCGCGAGGCGTGGTGGGGGCAGATGCAGAAGCGGTGGAAGGACGTGGTTGCCCGCACGGGCAGCGCGCCCATGCTGCTGCGCCGCATCGTCGAGGCCCTGGGCATGCTGCGCACGCGCGAGCATCTGGAGCAGATGAAGGCGCTCCTCCAGGCCAACCCCGTGTCCGAGGCGCAGCAGGCCACGGCGCAGACGCTGGAGCGGCTGTCCCAGGACGTGGCCCTGCGGGAGCGCTGCGCCGCCGAGGTGTCCGCGTGGCTGAAGAAGCAGCCATGA
- a CDS encoding APC family permease, whose amino-acid sequence MSSSTATATHIPSDTQSEAPALRRTLGLWQGVSLYVGSVLGSGVLVLPAIAAETAGPASVLAWLGLVLLSVPLALTYAALSRQRADAAGFSDAIERAFGPRWGAVAGWLFLAQVPMGTSVVALIAGEYGASVLGGGQDMAFAFGTVMVVTAYALNFVGLRVSATAQLVTLAVIVLGLGLIVGRALPEVQPQAFTPFFSKGPVAVGLAAVQLFWAFVGWEAITPLAREFKDPRDIWRASLLAVGIVALVYLPLAIVTIGAIGHGDGHGQTPLVLLAAKVFGPSASRVVGIAGLLLSFIPVNAYVAGTSRLAFALGERRQLPAWLGVTSASGTPHRALAALLTVVLVALSATWLGRLRIADLLPFSTSSFLATYVLSMAAAVKLLKGPMSRAAILSLVVCTGVFFFVGTLIAWVVAVSVCALAYQHFAGPKAE is encoded by the coding sequence ATGTCTTCCAGCACCGCCACCGCGACCCACATCCCATCCGACACGCAGTCCGAAGCGCCCGCGCTGCGACGGACTCTGGGGCTGTGGCAGGGCGTGTCGCTCTACGTGGGCTCGGTGCTCGGCTCTGGCGTGCTCGTGCTGCCAGCCATCGCGGCGGAGACAGCGGGCCCGGCGTCGGTGCTGGCGTGGCTGGGGCTGGTGCTGCTGTCGGTGCCGCTGGCGCTCACATACGCGGCGCTGTCCCGGCAGCGGGCGGACGCGGCCGGGTTCTCGGATGCGATTGAGCGCGCCTTCGGGCCCCGCTGGGGCGCCGTGGCGGGCTGGCTCTTCCTGGCGCAGGTGCCCATGGGGACGTCCGTGGTGGCGCTCATCGCCGGGGAGTACGGCGCGAGCGTGCTGGGGGGTGGCCAGGACATGGCCTTCGCCTTCGGGACGGTGATGGTCGTCACGGCGTATGCGCTCAACTTCGTGGGCCTGCGCGTCAGCGCGACGGCGCAGCTCGTGACGCTCGCGGTGATTGTCCTCGGACTGGGGCTGATTGTCGGGCGCGCGCTGCCGGAGGTGCAGCCCCAGGCCTTCACGCCGTTCTTCTCGAAGGGGCCCGTCGCCGTGGGGCTCGCGGCGGTGCAGCTCTTCTGGGCCTTCGTCGGCTGGGAGGCGATTACGCCCCTGGCCCGCGAGTTCAAGGACCCGCGCGACATCTGGCGGGCGAGCCTGCTCGCGGTGGGCATCGTCGCGCTCGTCTACCTTCCGCTGGCCATCGTCACCATCGGCGCCATCGGGCACGGGGATGGGCATGGACAGACGCCGCTCGTGTTGCTGGCGGCGAAGGTCTTCGGGCCGAGCGCCTCGCGCGTGGTGGGCATCGCGGGGTTGCTGCTGTCGTTCATCCCGGTGAATGCGTACGTCGCGGGCACCAGTCGCCTCGCCTTCGCACTGGGCGAGCGGCGCCAGCTTCCCGCGTGGCTCGGTGTCACCTCCGCGTCGGGCACGCCGCACCGGGCGCTCGCGGCGCTGCTCACGGTGGTGCTGGTAGCGCTGTCCGCGACGTGGCTGGGCCGGCTGCGCATCGCGGACCTGCTGCCGTTCTCCACGTCGTCGTTCCTGGCGACCTACGTGCTCTCCATGGCCGCCGCCGTGAAGCTGCTCAAGGGGCCCATGTCCCGAGCGGCCATCCTGTCGCTGGTGGTGTGCACGGGGGTGTTCTTCTTCGTGGGGACGCTCATCGCCTGGGTGGTGGCCGTCTCCGTCTGCGCGCTCGCGTACCAGCACTTCGCGGGCCCGAAGGCGGAGTGA
- a CDS encoding CHAP domain-containing protein — MHRGVWVGAVLGMLLWGGEARAARGSTVKRQASVSVAERAVWRAKSWVGLSTLRTVSTTVNDDCSGFTQLAYRKPGLSLMPERTLPGENGVKAIYRKATDLGTVRETPQPGDMVFFRDTHDRNKNGRLDDGLTHIGIVERVAPDGTVTFMHKAGGGVKRGHFNLARPDARKDENGRVLNDWIRRRDKRNRGYLAGELVAGFASVDERWVALPVTPKVASKVASAKRR; from the coding sequence ATGCATCGTGGCGTGTGGGTGGGGGCGGTGTTGGGGATGCTGCTGTGGGGCGGCGAAGCGCGGGCCGCTCGCGGGAGCACGGTGAAGCGTCAGGCGTCCGTCTCGGTGGCGGAGCGGGCGGTGTGGCGCGCGAAATCATGGGTGGGGTTGAGCACCCTGCGGACGGTGAGCACGACGGTGAACGACGACTGCTCGGGCTTCACGCAGCTGGCGTACCGCAAGCCCGGGCTCAGTCTGATGCCGGAGCGGACCCTTCCCGGCGAGAATGGCGTGAAGGCCATCTACCGGAAGGCCACGGACCTGGGCACGGTGCGCGAGACGCCCCAGCCCGGGGACATGGTCTTCTTCCGGGACACGCATGACCGGAACAAGAACGGACGGCTCGATGATGGCCTCACGCACATCGGCATCGTCGAGCGCGTTGCTCCGGACGGCACGGTGACCTTCATGCACAAGGCCGGAGGCGGGGTGAAGCGCGGCCACTTCAACCTGGCCCGTCCCGACGCGCGGAAGGACGAGAATGGCCGCGTCCTCAATGACTGGATTCGCCGCCGGGACAAGCGCAACCGCGGGTACCTCGCGGGAGAGCTGGTCGCGGGCTTCGCGTCCGTGGACGAGCGCTGGGTGGCGCTGCCGGTGACGCCGAAGGTGGCGTCGAAGGTGGCGTCGGCGAAGCGGCGGTAG
- a CDS encoding sensor histidine kinase — protein sequence MARRAMLLALCFMALKLFSLRFVFAPFQSAVLWLPAGLSLVFLLRSPVRMWPALLGAVFVAEAGSVAWQGFPVTVAVLWGLGNVLRILLGAELLRRFVGGPILFHRVREVAGVLVLGAMLGTLPSATLGAAGAALTGGMTPFWDEWWTWWLSDLLGTALVAPLLLTWWPLPREARAPRLLVELGALLVLVAGVTILVFQHRPDTGSWGLLDTLPYAAFPLVIAGALRQGPRGAATSIMVMGTLAVAYTSHGRGPFGLVPLSAGERVLSVQVFVAVLSFSALTLAAVVEERRRADAAQRVLATAGAELASSSDWGTTLPRVVRLVVPELCAGAAIWMVDAQGMVRRVAAMGWTTAREAGLRGQLPPLPREARHWRGDSGSGVLVPLRVRGEVVGALALVSDPADHPLGRSDLLLAEDLARRCAMALENAYLLDEAHEAIGARDEFISVAAHELRTPLTTLTLRVQGLMAQLRLAGERPGVLDRLGFISRQVTRLTELVESVLDVGRVNAGTLELRREQVDLTALVEESVARFSDEAERSGCELRLRAVGPHVMGWLDRARVEQSLSNLLSNAIKFGIGAPVDVELTQAEGLARVTVKDHGIGIPPEALERIFGRFERAVSTHQYGGLGLGLFLTRRIVEAHGGSVRVESEAGAGATFVMELPVQPAPAHQREPARPQPGA from the coding sequence ATGGCACGTCGCGCCATGTTGCTCGCACTGTGCTTCATGGCGCTGAAGCTCTTCAGCCTGCGCTTCGTGTTCGCACCGTTCCAGAGCGCGGTGCTTTGGCTGCCCGCCGGGCTGAGCCTCGTCTTCCTGCTCCGCTCCCCCGTGCGGATGTGGCCGGCCCTGCTGGGCGCTGTCTTCGTGGCGGAGGCGGGCTCCGTGGCGTGGCAGGGCTTTCCGGTGACGGTGGCGGTCCTCTGGGGCCTGGGCAACGTGCTGCGCATCCTGCTGGGCGCGGAGCTGCTGCGGCGCTTCGTGGGAGGGCCCATCCTGTTCCACCGGGTGCGCGAGGTGGCCGGGGTGCTGGTGCTGGGCGCGATGCTGGGCACGCTGCCGAGCGCCACGTTGGGCGCGGCGGGCGCGGCGCTGACGGGCGGCATGACGCCCTTCTGGGACGAGTGGTGGACCTGGTGGCTCAGCGACCTGCTGGGCACCGCGCTGGTGGCGCCCCTGCTGCTGACGTGGTGGCCCCTGCCGCGGGAGGCACGTGCGCCGAGGCTGCTGGTGGAGCTGGGGGCGCTGCTGGTGCTGGTGGCCGGCGTCACCATCCTCGTCTTCCAGCACCGCCCCGACACGGGCTCCTGGGGGCTGCTGGACACGCTGCCGTACGCGGCCTTTCCCCTCGTCATCGCTGGGGCGCTGCGCCAGGGGCCCCGGGGCGCGGCCACCTCCATCATGGTGATGGGGACGCTGGCGGTGGCGTACACGAGCCACGGCAGAGGCCCCTTCGGCCTGGTGCCCCTGTCGGCGGGGGAGCGCGTCCTGTCCGTGCAGGTCTTCGTGGCGGTGCTGAGCTTCTCCGCGCTCACGCTGGCGGCGGTGGTGGAGGAGCGGCGCCGGGCGGATGCGGCGCAGCGCGTGCTCGCCACCGCGGGCGCGGAGCTGGCGTCGTCGTCGGACTGGGGCACCACGCTGCCGCGCGTGGTGCGCCTCGTCGTCCCGGAGCTGTGCGCCGGCGCCGCCATCTGGATGGTGGATGCGCAGGGCATGGTGCGCCGGGTGGCGGCGATGGGGTGGACGACCGCGCGCGAGGCGGGGCTGCGCGGTCAGCTGCCTCCGCTGCCTCGCGAGGCGCGCCACTGGCGGGGTGACAGCGGCTCCGGGGTGCTGGTGCCGCTGCGGGTGCGCGGGGAGGTGGTGGGGGCGCTCGCGCTGGTGTCGGACCCGGCGGACCACCCGCTGGGCCGGAGCGACTTGCTGCTGGCCGAGGACCTGGCGCGCCGGTGCGCCATGGCCCTGGAGAATGCGTACCTGCTCGACGAGGCGCACGAGGCGATTGGCGCGCGCGACGAGTTCATCTCCGTGGCCGCGCACGAGCTGCGCACGCCGCTGACCACGCTCACCCTGCGCGTGCAGGGCCTGATGGCGCAGCTGCGCCTCGCGGGCGAGCGGCCGGGCGTGCTGGACAGGCTGGGCTTCATCTCCCGGCAGGTGACGCGGCTGACGGAGCTGGTGGAGAGCGTGCTGGACGTGGGGCGCGTCAACGCCGGCACGCTGGAGCTGCGGCGCGAGCAGGTGGACCTCACCGCGCTGGTGGAGGAGTCCGTGGCGCGCTTCTCGGACGAGGCCGAGCGCTCCGGCTGCGAGCTGCGGCTGCGGGCGGTGGGCCCTCACGTCATGGGCTGGCTGGACAGGGCACGCGTGGAGCAGTCGCTCTCGAACCTCCTGTCGAACGCCATCAAGTTCGGCATCGGCGCGCCGGTGGACGTGGAGCTGACGCAGGCGGAGGGCCTCGCGCGGGTGACGGTGAAGGACCATGGCATCGGGATTCCGCCCGAGGCGCTGGAGCGCATCTTCGGCCGCTTCGAGCGCGCGGTGTCCACGCACCAGTACGGCGGTCTGGGGTTGGGACTGTTCCTCACCCGGCGAATCGTGGAGGCGCACGGCGGCTCCGTCCGCGTGGAGAGCGAGGCCGGCGCGGGGGCCACCTTCGTGATGGAGCTGCCCGTGCAGCCGGCCCCGGCGCACCAGCGCGAGCCGGCGCGGCCCCAGCCGGGCGCGTGA
- a CDS encoding DUF6986 family protein, with protein MKTTLTPASISTARESLRRANAAFARSYPGESPRRQPVHVVYGGAHLFRANTARKLGDLALTALKEYAPDAAELAHGLGLPQRGRFAQRVYGRVVDKLEREPVEDLRIDFEDGYGHRPDEEEDGHALSAATELARGLEEGSLPPFIGIRVKSFTEELFDRSSRTLDLFLTTLLERTGGKLPPSFVVTLPKVSLPEQVAALARMLEVMEAEKGLTPGSLGMELMVETPQALFDPEGRLHLPRLVAAGAGRCTSVHLGVYDYTAALSVSAHAQSMLHPACDFLRDVVQVSLAGTGIMLADGATHVMPVPPNKAQGDEAMLPTQRRENMEAVHRVWQLSYRHIRHSLERAWYQGWDLHPAQLPVRYAAVYAFFLEGLDAASRRLKAFLEKAAQATLVGDVFDDAATGQGLLNFFLRGLSCGALNQDEVLATGLTLEELRSRSFRAIVESRRGRATGG; from the coding sequence ATGAAGACGACGCTGACGCCCGCCAGCATCTCCACAGCCCGCGAGTCCCTGCGCCGGGCCAACGCCGCCTTCGCGCGGAGCTACCCCGGCGAGTCGCCTCGCCGGCAGCCCGTGCACGTGGTGTACGGCGGCGCCCACCTCTTCCGAGCGAATACGGCGCGGAAGCTGGGGGACCTCGCGCTCACCGCGCTGAAGGAGTACGCCCCGGACGCGGCCGAACTGGCCCATGGCCTCGGGCTGCCGCAGCGCGGCCGCTTCGCCCAGCGCGTCTACGGGCGCGTGGTGGACAAGCTGGAGCGCGAGCCGGTGGAGGACCTGCGCATCGACTTCGAGGACGGGTACGGCCACCGTCCCGACGAGGAGGAGGACGGACACGCCCTCTCCGCCGCGACGGAGCTGGCGCGCGGTCTGGAGGAGGGCTCGCTGCCGCCGTTCATCGGCATCCGGGTGAAGTCCTTCACGGAGGAGCTGTTCGACCGGTCCTCGCGCACGTTGGACTTGTTCCTCACCACGCTGCTGGAGCGCACGGGCGGGAAGCTGCCGCCGTCCTTCGTCGTCACGCTGCCCAAGGTGTCGCTGCCGGAGCAGGTGGCTGCGCTAGCCCGCATGCTGGAGGTGATGGAGGCGGAGAAGGGGCTGACGCCGGGCTCGCTGGGCATGGAATTGATGGTGGAGACACCGCAGGCGCTGTTCGACCCGGAGGGGCGGCTGCACCTGCCCCGGCTGGTGGCGGCGGGCGCGGGGCGCTGCACCAGCGTGCACCTGGGCGTGTACGACTACACGGCCGCGCTCAGCGTCAGCGCGCACGCGCAGAGCATGCTGCACCCGGCCTGTGACTTCCTGCGGGACGTGGTGCAGGTGTCGCTCGCGGGCACGGGCATCATGCTGGCGGACGGGGCCACCCACGTCATGCCGGTGCCGCCGAACAAGGCGCAGGGCGACGAGGCGATGCTGCCCACGCAGCGGCGGGAGAACATGGAGGCGGTGCACCGGGTGTGGCAGCTCTCGTACCGGCACATCCGGCACTCGCTGGAGCGCGCGTGGTACCAGGGCTGGGATTTGCACCCGGCGCAACTGCCCGTGCGCTACGCGGCTGTGTACGCGTTCTTCCTGGAGGGGTTGGACGCGGCGTCGCGCCGGCTGAAGGCGTTCCTGGAGAAGGCGGCGCAGGCCACCCTGGTGGGCGACGTGTTCGACGACGCGGCCACCGGGCAGGGGTTGCTCAACTTCTTCCTGCGCGGGCTGAGCTGCGGAGCGCTGAATCAGGACGAGGTGCTCGCGACGGGCCTCACGCTGGAGGAGTTGAGGAGCCGCTCCTTCCGCGCCATCGTCGAGTCGCGCCGGGGCCGCGCGACGGGCGGGTGA